Proteins encoded together in one Dehalococcoidia bacterium window:
- a CDS encoding type II toxin-antitoxin system HicA family toxin has protein sequence MSKSDKLIERIKARPPEAAFEDVRRVLELHGWVEGRKSGSHVAFRKGKGEGTIVIPVMKGRKVKRVYLDIIIERLGL, from the coding sequence ATGAGCAAGTCCGATAAGCTCATCGAGCGGATCAAAGCGCGGCCTCCGGAAGCCGCCTTTGAAGACGTGAGACGCGTACTGGAACTGCATGGTTGGGTTGAGGGGCGCAAGTCGGGAAGCCACGTCGCCTTTCGAAAAGGGAAGGGCGAAGGAACGATCGTCATTCCGGTTATGAAGGGCCGCAAGGTAAAACGCGTGTACCTCGATATCATCATCGAGCGACTTGGATTGTGA